One window from the genome of Fulvivirga lutea encodes:
- a CDS encoding MgtC/SapB family protein, translating to MEPMLNLVGELIHPEELAIFGDVVIATLLTMVVGYEREKADKEAGLRTNMIVGGATCLIILLSKPIILFLESNYPNSINADPIRLFEAIVVGISFLGAGTILKKKDEHNIYGITTAATLLYSSGIGICVALHHYLLAVLLTVFILIVNYVVHRFSKGI from the coding sequence ATGGAACCGATGTTAAACCTTGTGGGTGAACTCATACATCCTGAAGAACTTGCCATTTTTGGCGATGTGGTTATTGCCACATTACTTACAATGGTAGTAGGTTATGAAAGGGAAAAGGCTGATAAAGAAGCGGGGTTACGCACCAATATGATAGTTGGTGGAGCAACCTGTCTCATTATTTTACTAAGCAAGCCAATCATCTTATTCTTGGAATCCAATTATCCAAATTCTATTAATGCCGACCCCATAAGACTATTTGAGGCAATTGTAGTAGGTATCAGTTTTTTAGGTGCCGGTACCATACTTAAAAAGAAAGATGAACATAATATTTATGGAATAACCACAGCAGCCACCCTACTCTACTCGAGCGGTATTGGCATTTGCGTGGCACTCCATCACTATCTGTTAGCTGTATTATTAACAGTTTTTATTCTTATTGTAAATTATGTAGTTCATCGCTTCTCAAAGGGCATTTAA
- a CDS encoding GNAT family N-acetyltransferase, translated as MVLNNLNVEHSQKNERFFVNLKNSQAYVQYESENLDILDLKETYVPKKARGKGVATSIVEHVLEHAQKENLQIIPSCPFVQDYIDRNPEYKELIIESA; from the coding sequence ATGGTATTGAATAATCTAAATGTAGAACACAGTCAGAAAAATGAAAGATTCTTTGTGAATTTGAAAAATTCCCAGGCATACGTGCAATATGAATCTGAAAATCTGGATATACTGGATTTGAAGGAAACATACGTACCAAAGAAAGCTAGAGGAAAAGGGGTTGCTACCTCTATTGTAGAACATGTATTAGAACATGCCCAGAAAGAAAATTTACAAATAATACCTTCATGTCCTTTTGTACAGGATTATATCGATAGAAATCCTGAATATAAAGAATTGATTATAGAATCAGCGTAA
- a CDS encoding DCC1-like thiol-disulfide oxidoreductase family protein, which produces MITKYKNTPFQPAKPLLVWDGDCGFCQYWLLWLLNQTGDRINHEPYQKIADSIPGLPKWAFREAVRFIETDGSVFSGASAFYQAYTYTNSKSNTRLIRMYNHRSFFRYMSDHSYSFISKNRRCMFFLTKLFWGKNPVKLKKYWLIYLIIVTLLLTWLVVSTLSII; this is translated from the coding sequence TTGATAACCAAATATAAAAACACGCCATTTCAACCAGCCAAACCATTACTGGTGTGGGATGGCGACTGCGGTTTTTGTCAATACTGGTTGCTTTGGCTTCTAAACCAAACAGGTGATCGTATTAATCATGAACCTTACCAGAAAATAGCTGATAGCATACCAGGCCTTCCTAAATGGGCATTTCGCGAGGCTGTTAGATTTATTGAAACAGATGGTTCAGTATTTAGCGGTGCTTCAGCTTTTTATCAGGCATACACCTACACTAATTCTAAAAGTAACACGCGACTAATTAGGATGTATAACCACCGATCGTTTTTCAGGTATATGAGTGATCACAGCTATTCATTTATCTCCAAAAATAGAAGGTGTATGTTCTTCCTCACAAAGTTATTTTGGGGTAAAAACCCTGTAAAGCTCAAGAAATATTGGCTGATCTATCTAATAATAGTTACACTTCTACTCACTTGGTTGGTTGTAAGCACGCTGAGTATTATATAA
- a CDS encoding T9SS type A sorting domain-containing protein, whose product MKKVLLLLCAITVSFAQNSYAQSCSGDITILEDENLTIWEVNTNGTQVFSLAEFQGSVNIGGIDYFQDDFGFDARGLILMAHDLSGNLIWSRQITGTSFFTTNPALTATADNVFIAATSIESNGTVHELKVESFSGTDGTPSWSNAYQVDVTSSNLPFGAQVNPYSAVEDGNGRLIVSGAFSGPMVIGASSLNTTVGRSETFVMALDGASGSELWAVQSTGSNGRGRSWVVDVAPSNEIVVGGHFTGTIAFGAATHTAANNATTNAYLAKLNPATGASIWVRGFDNGSTASFGNILDVDFDASGNIGFVGNFNESINIIGNVINDAGLGSQALVGALDINGNYIWAASLGGVDAGVGAGIEFATTINYGASSNVYYAGVQLFTESLNYSPVGDLGFPPTFGHHVFGYGAADGSIDANPANNLSYENKFGYSSDYLTGVPENLIFASLNKNTGANIIITDWVPNRPIPLVNVTAEDELLNPGETLTAFDPGGGVYTYQWFKDGLPITDSTRSELVIGNVFLTNGSYYVEVAGSGGCARASNPIFLLDGTTLESDSLALVELYNTTNGPDWLDNTNWLVGNVNTWFGVGVNGGRVTDLFLSNNNLTGSISASIGALSALENIDFLGNSVGGTLPASFWNISTLNSIQFCCGNSIAGTISPAVGLLDLTVIDLGGNNFTGNLPPELFNNTNLQFINLWDDEDNGMNLTGSIPSTIGNLTSLNTLVIEGNQLTGAIPAEIGNAISLQEVNLRNNQLSGNLPDEIWQLPLIRFIQVDYNPELSVTLPTNLSSLTQLQVLGISGTVPIGGPFPTEFYSLTNLLVLDVGGHRFTGTINPEINDLVNLTGLWLFGNTLTGDFPAINSLTNLQAGSIAGNQFTSFPDISSLPVGYFEVNNNQLDFNSIIPNLGIADFRYIPQNRRSPDEYLEVDEGGDLLLINSYTTSGNQFTWVRNQQDTLALNDTQANYQITGATNNDLGGYFAYVTNSAAPDLTLTTPFYNVSSSVAPKAWTVDNSPGSVADFKSLYAAVYGTSSNDTLYVMGSQIPYNVGGKLIERTRVIYGPGYFLGNNPETQASIDTAYVNQLLFKKGAEGSVVSGLDLSSLFLNNNLSYINDTLTNVTLSHNRIEQLSIIDDNRDHIISKNFIEKILFVPVFTLNTSRSYQNLEFSNNIIDTVTTIVTRATASRNVMENVVFNRNTIGLLTDSLENITLTNNIINVNEATLVASESGTIDDFATANFENNSGTLSIDNDFQTTANAGAFSGADPYVLSGLAPIPHIFALNDIGRIRINVNAKNEVASNITFLNYRLGENGELKQRGTVRRLQPGNPVEVLFRPKLGEITPGATVNMMIWPRDANGVRGVPQNISFVAETTTASGQIVTSTGDPVTNGEVLLFEINQEATAFDTLATTLNNQGNFTFGNIVIGDYLALGKPNRTSFPGQLPTYFEATDLWEEADTLLIEATNPTFNIRLIEEPREETGPGQVAGFVEEELDQGNDPGGRINARGRVSGAGVTMRRARETGKGEETVYDLVDYVFTNENGEFFFENLPVADYRINIQYPGYPMDNETDVDIVIEASKNNDYNLEALVDEGKISVRIVSTTGLLDELVRKVNVYPNPAVETIKIEFTDAIQFKGQVNVNITSTTGEKVFEDNFRGEAINQSRLLEIPTYIYDAGTYILTIKNDNEILGTIRIALIR is encoded by the coding sequence ATGAAAAAAGTTTTACTTCTTTTATGTGCAATAACTGTATCGTTTGCACAAAATTCTTATGCTCAAAGTTGTTCCGGTGACATAACTATTCTTGAAGATGAAAATCTAACCATTTGGGAAGTTAATACCAATGGAACACAAGTATTTTCCCTTGCGGAATTTCAAGGCTCTGTGAACATTGGTGGTATTGATTATTTCCAGGATGATTTCGGTTTTGATGCCAGAGGTCTCATACTAATGGCTCATGATTTATCTGGTAATTTAATATGGTCTAGACAGATAACTGGCACCTCCTTTTTCACCACAAACCCAGCGTTAACAGCCACAGCGGACAATGTATTTATTGCTGCCACTTCTATCGAATCTAACGGTACAGTTCACGAGTTGAAAGTAGAATCTTTCTCAGGGACTGATGGTACGCCTTCCTGGTCTAACGCTTATCAGGTTGATGTAACTTCTTCGAATCTGCCATTTGGAGCCCAAGTAAATCCGTATTCCGCAGTGGAAGATGGTAACGGTAGACTAATAGTATCTGGAGCTTTTTCAGGACCTATGGTCATTGGCGCTTCAAGTTTAAATACTACTGTTGGAAGGTCAGAAACATTTGTAATGGCTTTGGACGGAGCATCCGGTAGCGAATTATGGGCTGTTCAGTCAACAGGGAGTAATGGGCGTGGAAGATCCTGGGTGGTAGATGTTGCTCCTAGTAATGAGATTGTTGTAGGTGGACATTTTACAGGTACTATTGCATTTGGAGCCGCTACACATACGGCTGCTAATAATGCGACAACTAATGCTTACCTGGCAAAATTAAATCCGGCCACAGGTGCATCAATTTGGGTGAGAGGATTTGATAATGGCTCGACTGCAAGTTTCGGTAACATTCTTGACGTAGATTTCGATGCATCTGGGAATATTGGATTTGTAGGCAACTTTAACGAGTCAATTAATATTATCGGTAATGTAATTAATGATGCAGGGCTTGGGTCACAGGCTTTAGTGGGTGCATTAGATATTAATGGAAATTATATCTGGGCAGCATCACTAGGAGGAGTTGATGCCGGAGTAGGTGCTGGAATTGAATTTGCAACCACTATTAACTATGGAGCTTCTTCAAACGTGTACTACGCAGGAGTGCAACTGTTTACAGAATCATTAAATTATAGTCCTGTGGGTGATTTAGGATTTCCTCCAACCTTCGGACATCATGTTTTTGGTTATGGTGCAGCAGATGGTTCAATAGATGCAAACCCTGCCAACAATTTATCCTATGAAAATAAGTTTGGTTACAGTAGTGATTATCTTACTGGTGTTCCTGAAAACTTAATTTTTGCAAGTTTAAATAAAAATACGGGTGCCAATATTATAATAACTGATTGGGTACCTAATAGACCGATACCTCTTGTTAATGTAACAGCAGAAGATGAGTTATTGAATCCAGGTGAAACGTTAACGGCCTTTGATCCTGGAGGAGGCGTATACACTTATCAGTGGTTTAAAGACGGATTGCCAATTACAGATTCTACGAGAAGTGAATTGGTGATTGGAAACGTATTCTTAACCAATGGATCTTACTACGTAGAGGTGGCTGGTTCAGGGGGTTGTGCTCGGGCATCTAACCCAATTTTCTTGTTAGATGGAACTACATTGGAAAGTGACTCACTGGCCTTGGTAGAGCTGTATAATACTACCAATGGGCCTGATTGGTTGGACAATACCAATTGGCTGGTGGGTAATGTAAACACGTGGTTTGGCGTTGGTGTCAATGGCGGAAGGGTTACTGATTTATTTTTAAGTAACAACAATTTAACAGGAAGTATTTCGGCATCCATTGGTGCATTATCGGCACTGGAAAATATTGATTTCTTAGGTAATAGCGTTGGTGGAACATTACCAGCCTCTTTTTGGAATATCTCAACTCTGAATAGCATTCAGTTTTGTTGTGGTAATAGCATTGCTGGTACAATTTCTCCAGCTGTTGGGCTATTGGATTTAACAGTTATTGACTTAGGTGGTAATAATTTTACCGGCAATCTTCCACCAGAATTATTTAATAACACTAATCTTCAATTTATCAACCTATGGGATGATGAAGACAACGGAATGAATCTTACAGGGAGTATCCCATCAACAATTGGAAACCTAACCTCATTAAATACTTTGGTAATTGAGGGCAATCAGCTTACAGGAGCAATCCCAGCAGAAATTGGAAATGCTATTTCTTTGCAAGAAGTTAATTTACGCAATAATCAATTATCTGGTAATTTACCTGATGAAATATGGCAATTACCTCTTATCAGGTTCATTCAAGTAGATTACAACCCAGAATTATCTGTTACGCTTCCAACAAATTTATCTTCGTTAACACAGCTACAAGTTCTTGGAATTTCTGGAACAGTTCCTATTGGTGGTCCATTTCCAACAGAATTTTATAGCCTTACTAATTTACTCGTATTAGATGTTGGTGGTCATCGCTTTACAGGGACGATAAACCCTGAAATAAATGATCTGGTTAACTTAACAGGGCTATGGTTGTTTGGTAACACTTTAACTGGGGATTTTCCTGCCATAAATAGCCTCACAAACCTTCAGGCCGGCTCCATTGCAGGTAACCAGTTCACTTCTTTTCCTGATATTTCAAGTTTACCAGTTGGCTACTTTGAAGTAAATAACAATCAATTAGACTTCAATTCTATAATACCAAATCTTGGCATAGCAGATTTTAGATATATTCCTCAAAATAGAAGAAGTCCAGATGAATATTTAGAAGTGGATGAAGGTGGTGATTTGCTTTTGATTAATTCATACACTACATCTGGCAACCAATTTACGTGGGTAAGAAACCAGCAGGATACATTAGCATTAAACGATACACAGGCTAACTACCAAATCACAGGTGCCACAAATAATGACTTAGGTGGCTATTTTGCTTATGTTACAAACTCCGCAGCACCTGACCTTACATTAACAACACCATTTTATAATGTATCGTCTTCAGTAGCACCAAAAGCATGGACAGTTGATAATAGTCCAGGTTCTGTTGCCGATTTTAAATCTTTATATGCCGCAGTTTATGGAACAAGTTCAAATGACACTTTATATGTTATGGGTTCACAGATTCCTTATAATGTTGGTGGCAAATTAATTGAAAGAACTAGGGTTATTTATGGGCCTGGGTACTTTTTAGGAAATAATCCCGAAACTCAGGCATCCATAGATACAGCTTATGTAAATCAACTTTTGTTTAAAAAAGGTGCTGAAGGAAGTGTTGTAAGCGGTTTAGACTTAAGTTCTTTGTTTTTAAATAATAACCTCTCCTACATTAATGATACCCTAACCAATGTCACTCTGTCGCATAATAGAATTGAGCAATTATCTATCATTGATGATAACAGAGATCATATAATTAGCAAAAACTTCATAGAAAAGATTTTGTTTGTTCCGGTGTTTACTTTGAACACTAGCCGTTCTTATCAAAATTTAGAATTTTCAAATAACATTATCGACACTGTAACTACCATTGTAACTAGGGCTACAGCTTCCCGCAATGTGATGGAAAATGTAGTCTTCAATAGAAACACTATTGGTCTGCTTACGGATAGCTTAGAGAATATAACACTAACCAACAATATTATTAATGTAAATGAGGCGACTTTGGTTGCTTCAGAATCTGGCACTATTGATGATTTTGCCACTGCCAATTTTGAAAACAACAGTGGTACATTGTCCATAGATAACGACTTTCAAACTACAGCTAATGCTGGAGCATTTTCAGGCGCAGATCCTTATGTGCTTTCAGGTCTTGCACCTATCCCACATATATTCGCGTTAAACGATATTGGCAGAATACGAATAAACGTAAATGCTAAAAATGAAGTGGCATCTAATATCACATTCCTAAACTACAGGTTGGGTGAAAATGGTGAATTGAAACAAAGGGGAACTGTTAGAAGGTTGCAGCCCGGAAACCCTGTAGAAGTATTATTCAGACCAAAGCTGGGAGAAATTACACCAGGCGCCACTGTAAATATGATGATATGGCCTAGAGATGCAAATGGTGTAAGAGGCGTGCCGCAAAATATTTCATTCGTAGCCGAAACTACCACTGCAAGTGGACAAATAGTAACCTCTACAGGCGATCCTGTTACGAATGGTGAAGTATTACTCTTTGAGATTAACCAGGAGGCAACTGCTTTCGACACGCTGGCTACTACACTCAATAATCAAGGTAATTTCACCTTTGGCAACATTGTAATTGGCGATTACCTGGCATTGGGTAAACCAAACAGAACATCGTTTCCTGGACAATTGCCTACCTATTTTGAGGCTACAGACTTATGGGAAGAAGCCGATACCTTATTAATTGAGGCAACTAATCCAACTTTCAATATCAGATTAATTGAAGAACCAAGGGAAGAAACAGGCCCGGGACAGGTTGCAGGTTTTGTTGAAGAAGAGTTGGATCAAGGCAATGACCCGGGAGGTAGAATTAATGCCCGAGGAAGAGTAAGCGGTGCCGGGGTTACAATGAGGAGAGCGAGAGAAACCGGAAAAGGTGAAGAAACCGTTTACGATTTGGTCGATTATGTTTTTACCAATGAAAATGGAGAGTTTTTCTTTGAGAATCTTCCTGTAGCAGACTATAGAATAAACATTCAATATCCGGGCTACCCTATGGATAATGAAACCGATGTTGACATTGTCATTGAAGCAAGTAAGAACAACGACTATAATTTGGAAGCCTTAGTAGATGAAGGGAAGATTTCAGTTAGAATTGTTTCAACGACTGGTCTATTAGATGAATTAGTAAGAAAAGTAAATGTATATCCTAACCCTGCGGTTGAAACCATTAAAATAGAATTTACGGATGCTATTCAATTTAAAGGACAAGTAAATGTGAACATTACTTCAACCACTGGTGAAAAAGTTTTTGAGGATAATTTCCGAGGTGAAGCCATTAACCAAAGTAGGTTATTGGAAATACCTACTTATATTTATGATGCCGGTACCTATATTTTAACCATTAAAAATGATAATGAGATATTAGGAACCATTAGAATTGCTTTGATTAGATAA
- a CDS encoding arsenate reductase family protein: MMVKDNEILFIYNPTSIKDREALAYANSLKHYKVKEYDVTKQVPTKRQLAELSEKLGVGIHSLVNHKSETYIEKYQHADLDRDDLLKAIVKSPSIIKTPIAEFKNTAEFVDSTYEFIKKDMKNK, from the coding sequence ATGATGGTTAAAGACAATGAAATACTATTTATTTATAACCCAACCTCTATTAAGGATCGGGAGGCATTAGCCTACGCAAATAGCCTTAAACACTACAAAGTAAAAGAATATGATGTAACAAAGCAGGTGCCTACCAAAAGGCAGCTTGCAGAGTTGTCAGAAAAGTTAGGGGTAGGCATACATTCTCTCGTAAATCATAAATCTGAAACTTATATAGAAAAGTATCAACACGCTGATTTAGATAGGGATGATTTACTGAAAGCAATTGTGAAGAGCCCAAGTATTATAAAAACACCCATTGCTGAATTTAAAAATACGGCAGAATTCGTGGATTCAACCTATGAATTTATAAAAAAGGATATGAAGAATAAATAA
- a CDS encoding baeRF7 domain-containing protein, giving the protein MNYISKERFKELANVRAPHCISIYMPTEVEHIDANKIMLKNCLKEVTSKLETYELKSREISKVNETIEGLINDVEFWRNRSNGLALYYYDNKLESYFSDEKFTQQTYVGDHLNLVQLVSDLDKKKEFYLLVLGENNIRFFKGSNDQLNEHNILPESLEDVVGSDYEQKALQYRSGQGETGGGMYHGQGSGGDSEKKRELKKLFEEIDENLMAQVETSSEIPLIIASEERSFHLYKSVNNYDGMLDKPIQGNHEETKESELHERSLKMLREQPNNNLKNLMKSYNSLLNKGESSSDIDKIVAAAYNGQINTLFVKENTNLYGHYNLKTGEVDTHKEESINNADLANFSAVHTILKDGRVFVLEGEEMPDSTSPLNAIFRYEVVTP; this is encoded by the coding sequence ATGAATTATATAAGTAAAGAAAGATTTAAAGAACTAGCCAATGTAAGAGCTCCACATTGCATATCAATTTACATGCCTACGGAAGTAGAACATATCGATGCTAACAAGATAATGCTTAAAAACTGCTTGAAGGAAGTAACAAGTAAGCTTGAAACATACGAACTAAAATCAAGAGAAATTTCCAAAGTTAATGAGACAATAGAGGGTTTGATTAATGATGTTGAATTTTGGAGAAATAGATCCAATGGTTTAGCACTGTATTATTATGACAACAAATTAGAGAGCTATTTTTCAGATGAAAAATTTACACAGCAAACATATGTTGGTGATCATCTGAACTTGGTGCAGCTAGTATCAGATCTCGACAAGAAAAAAGAATTTTACTTATTGGTATTAGGTGAAAATAATATCAGATTCTTCAAAGGCAGTAACGATCAACTTAATGAACATAATATACTGCCAGAAAGCCTTGAAGATGTTGTAGGTTCAGATTATGAACAAAAGGCATTGCAATATAGAAGTGGCCAAGGAGAAACCGGTGGTGGTATGTATCACGGCCAGGGTAGCGGTGGTGACTCTGAAAAGAAAAGAGAACTTAAAAAGCTATTTGAAGAAATAGATGAAAATTTGATGGCACAGGTCGAAACGTCCAGTGAAATTCCTCTTATTATAGCCAGTGAAGAACGATCTTTTCATCTATATAAAAGCGTGAATAATTACGATGGAATGTTGGATAAGCCGATCCAGGGAAATCATGAAGAAACAAAGGAAAGCGAACTCCATGAACGTAGTTTGAAAATGCTGCGCGAACAGCCCAACAATAACTTGAAAAATTTGATGAAATCTTATAATAGCTTACTCAATAAAGGTGAATCATCAAGTGACATAGATAAAATAGTGGCGGCAGCTTACAATGGCCAGATAAACACGCTTTTTGTGAAAGAAAACACTAATTTATATGGGCATTATAATCTTAAAACAGGAGAAGTGGACACTCATAAGGAAGAATCAATCAACAATGCGGATTTAGCTAATTTTTCAGCAGTTCATACGATTCTGAAAGACGGGCGCGTATTCGTTCTTGAAGGTGAAGAAATGCCAGATTCTACTTCTCCACTTAATGCTATATTTCGTTATGAGGTGGTAACTCCATAA
- a CDS encoding YceI family protein, producing the protein MKKYKLDTDRSKILWTGKNKKMTINGEVEFEKGNFFVELDGKLVGKLKIDLKSIKLASNDDINENQEKDFLNHLASEDFFNVDEYPFAEYEIKEITEKDAEHTIFGILKMKEKAFGLNTTGKIDIEKNGIVAESSFKLSDVNKAITDKITQKYDGEPIESIHLKTYVKADISKEKSLNN; encoded by the coding sequence ATGAAAAAATATAAGCTAGATACAGATAGAAGTAAGATACTTTGGACAGGAAAAAACAAAAAGATGACTATTAATGGTGAAGTTGAATTTGAAAAAGGAAATTTTTTTGTTGAGTTGGATGGTAAACTCGTAGGTAAACTAAAAATTGACCTTAAATCTATAAAATTGGCTTCTAATGACGATATAAATGAAAATCAGGAGAAAGATTTCCTAAATCATTTAGCTTCTGAAGATTTTTTCAATGTTGATGAATATCCTTTCGCAGAGTATGAAATTAAGGAAATAACCGAGAAAGACGCTGAACATACAATTTTTGGAATACTGAAAATGAAAGAAAAAGCCTTTGGATTAAATACCACAGGCAAAATTGACATAGAAAAAAATGGTATAGTTGCTGAAAGCTCCTTTAAGTTGTCAGATGTAAACAAAGCGATTACTGATAAGATAACTCAAAAATATGATGGCGAGCCGATTGAAAGCATACATTTAAAAACATATGTGAAAGCAGATATATCAAAGGAAAAGTCGCTCAACAATTAA
- a CDS encoding universal stress protein, translating into MIKKLKLIFATDFTDAADNAMEYGIQFSKDLVGDNVEGILVHAHKHFVPYSNTPAIPVIENDSLKEELKDKLDERVNSLKNRLDVKQVFQRGNVTEVIKKLVDEEEPDMIIMGTRERGSFERMTLGTHTAEVIKKINCPVLAVPKEAQYKGVNNITLTADNESLNVNNKSLTLLKDFASRENIKFNVLHVFEDGKNKDLKAEMKNTALHRYISNIDHEHKPIADMEAFEGIIKYIDEDRPDLLMAIPRNRNFLKDLFHSSVSTKLIYHTQIPVLLLIDR; encoded by the coding sequence ATGATTAAAAAATTAAAATTGATTTTTGCCACAGATTTCACCGATGCAGCAGATAATGCAATGGAATACGGAATCCAATTTTCAAAAGACCTGGTAGGCGATAATGTTGAAGGTATTCTCGTACATGCCCACAAGCACTTTGTGCCTTATTCAAATACTCCTGCCATACCTGTTATAGAAAACGACAGTCTCAAGGAAGAATTAAAGGATAAGTTAGATGAAAGGGTAAATTCATTAAAAAATAGATTAGATGTTAAGCAGGTTTTTCAGCGCGGTAATGTTACTGAAGTAATAAAAAAATTAGTTGATGAGGAAGAACCCGATATGATTATTATGGGTACTCGAGAACGAGGCAGTTTCGAACGAATGACTCTTGGCACACATACTGCGGAAGTTATAAAAAAAATCAACTGTCCCGTGCTTGCTGTTCCAAAGGAGGCGCAGTACAAGGGAGTGAATAACATCACGCTTACTGCTGATAATGAATCCTTAAATGTGAACAATAAATCCTTAACACTCCTCAAAGATTTTGCCTCACGAGAAAACATAAAATTTAACGTGCTTCATGTTTTTGAAGATGGAAAGAATAAAGATTTAAAAGCTGAAATGAAAAATACCGCATTGCATAGGTATATTTCTAATATTGATCATGAACACAAACCTATTGCGGATATGGAAGCTTTTGAAGGAATTATTAAATACATTGATGAAGACCGGCCTGACCTATTAATGGCTATTCCAAGAAATAGAAACTTTCTAAAAGATCTTTTTCATAGCAGCGTTTCTACAAAACTTATCTACCACACCCAAATACCAGTTCTTTTACTCATCGATAGATAA
- a CDS encoding SpoIIAA family protein has product MIDKIDLKNDNVIGFKVKGKVDDLSFKESALEILDALEDDSHFNIYLEIESLSGVEFQVLFDSLKLGLSHLGDYLKKVDKIAVVTNIGWFERATKIENKLISSIEEKVFKPGEREMAKAWVST; this is encoded by the coding sequence ATGATTGATAAAATAGATTTAAAAAATGATAATGTTATTGGCTTCAAGGTAAAAGGAAAAGTAGATGACCTATCATTCAAGGAAAGTGCTCTTGAGATATTAGACGCCCTGGAAGATGACAGTCACTTTAACATATACCTTGAGATTGAATCACTATCAGGTGTCGAATTTCAAGTGTTATTTGATAGCCTTAAACTTGGTTTAAGCCATTTGGGCGACTACTTAAAGAAGGTAGATAAAATTGCAGTTGTTACAAATATAGGTTGGTTCGAAAGAGCTACCAAAATTGAAAATAAACTAATATCTAGTATTGAAGAAAAAGTGTTCAAGCCTGGTGAACGAGAAATGGCTAAAGCTTGGGTGAGCACATAA
- a CDS encoding universal stress protein produces MINNILALIDLTDQLSSHLKPTIQLTKKLNARLILLKCYPIYTEEFTTEQFGGLTAPIEPFDEDKIRESTEKRLNELSELQDIEYQLLVMPGSAHTLLSNMPEEFTPDLLVLNSEESTDLEAFFGTKAELLSRESNCSVLIIPENYKYQPLKRVGLALDEGETKDEISLEDLQPFIVRYEASVEAFHVTEKKTEELTTAQKDIYQSLKEKMLNNDIHHFKYHTIIESDITEGIQEFIDAQNMDLLVLLYRDHGFFKRLFSPGTRKQMIRKAGIPMLILK; encoded by the coding sequence ATGATTAACAATATTCTAGCACTAATCGATCTTACCGATCAATTATCATCACATTTAAAACCGACAATTCAACTTACAAAAAAGTTGAATGCGCGGTTAATTTTGCTGAAGTGCTATCCTATTTATACTGAGGAATTTACAACGGAGCAATTTGGAGGATTAACGGCACCGATTGAACCATTCGATGAAGATAAAATTCGTGAAAGCACAGAAAAGAGATTAAACGAACTTTCTGAGTTACAAGATATTGAATATCAATTATTAGTGATGCCGGGATCAGCGCATACGCTATTGTCGAATATGCCAGAAGAATTTACTCCTGACTTGCTTGTGCTAAACAGTGAAGAATCTACCGATTTGGAAGCATTTTTTGGAACAAAAGCTGAATTGCTTTCTAGAGAATCTAATTGCTCAGTATTAATAATTCCGGAAAATTATAAATACCAACCTTTAAAAAGAGTAGGGTTAGCACTTGATGAAGGTGAAACAAAAGATGAAATATCGTTAGAGGACTTACAGCCCTTTATAGTTCGCTATGAAGCTTCTGTGGAAGCATTTCATGTTACAGAAAAGAAAACTGAAGAGCTGACAACAGCCCAAAAAGATATTTATCAGTCACTGAAAGAAAAAATGCTAAATAATGATATTCATCATTTCAAATACCACACTATAATAGAAAGCGATATTACCGAAGGAATTCAAGAATTTATTGATGCTCAAAACATGGATTTACTGGTATTGCTCTACAGAGATCATGGATTTTTCAAGCGATTATTTAGCCCAGGTACTCGAAAGCAAATGATCCGAAAGGCAGGTATTCCAATGTTAATTTTAAAGTAA